In one window of Pseudomonadota bacterium DNA:
- a CDS encoding dihydroorotate dehydrogenase electron transfer subunit, with product MRENISKIALNETIGGAAVRIRFPVDWPSFDPGQFVMVEVPGREVFLRRPFGIVRLADGLAEICVKVVGRGTDALSMAAVGTPIRATGPCGRGFALPEKGRTSVLVAGGYGIGPLFGLCERLMAQGREAVLYYGAGTSSDLLCMDDLKRIGARTVVTTEDGSLGERGLIVGPLERDLGRISRPAIYACGPHGMLKAVAAIGSASGVPTQVSMDSYMACGIGVCMGCVCKDAKGDFVRVCREGPVFDAKDLKWNQEGVRAT from the coding sequence ATGAGAGAGAACATATCGAAAATTGCGCTCAACGAGACGATCGGCGGGGCCGCGGTCCGCATCCGCTTTCCCGTGGACTGGCCCTCGTTCGATCCGGGGCAGTTCGTCATGGTGGAGGTGCCCGGGCGCGAGGTGTTCCTCCGCCGGCCCTTCGGCATAGTTCGGCTTGCCGATGGTCTCGCGGAGATCTGCGTGAAGGTGGTGGGCAGGGGCACCGACGCGCTCTCGATGGCCGCGGTCGGCACCCCGATCCGCGCCACCGGCCCCTGCGGCAGGGGGTTCGCGCTTCCGGAGAAAGGCAGGACGTCGGTGCTCGTGGCGGGCGGCTACGGGATAGGCCCGCTCTTCGGCCTGTGCGAGAGGCTCATGGCTCAGGGTCGCGAAGCGGTGCTCTACTATGGCGCAGGAACCTCCTCCGATCTCCTCTGCATGGATGATCTGAAGAGGATCGGTGCGCGCACGGTGGTCACGACCGAGGACGGCTCCCTGGGGGAGCGGGGGCTGATCGTGGGACCCCTCGAGCGCGACCTCGGCCGCATTTCACGCCCCGCCATCTACGCATGCGGTCCTCACGGCATGCTCAAGGCGGTGGCTGCGATCGGAAGTGCCTCCGGCGTGCCCACGCAGGTCTCCATGGACTCGTACATGGCCTGCGGCATCGGCGTGTGCATGGGCTGCGTTTGCAAGGATGCGAAGGGGGACTTCGTGCGCGTGTGCCGCGAGGGCCCTGTGTTCGATGCAAAGGATTTGAAATGGAATCAGGAGGGTGTCAGGGCGACATAA
- the rimI gene encoding ribosomal protein S18-alanine N-acetyltransferase has protein sequence MDILAYEPGDLDDLMEIELASFTLPWSRRSYEELWPLDSIDIWIAKMGAETVGYYLIQRIGDEAELHTFAVKPDRRRQGIGSMLMEHMLAKARDMGTRFIYLQVRPSNAPARALYDRLGFRQVGVRRRYYRDNDEDAMVLRLEVT, from the coding sequence GTGGACATACTGGCGTATGAGCCGGGGGATCTCGACGATCTCATGGAGATCGAGCTCGCGTCATTCACGCTCCCCTGGTCGCGCCGCTCCTACGAGGAGCTCTGGCCGCTGGACTCCATAGACATCTGGATAGCCAAGATGGGCGCCGAGACCGTGGGCTACTACCTCATCCAGCGGATAGGCGACGAGGCGGAGCTGCACACCTTCGCCGTGAAGCCGGACCGTCGTCGGCAGGGCATAGGCAGCATGCTCATGGAACACATGCTGGCGAAGGCCAGAGACATGGGCACGAGGTTCATCTACCTGCAGGTCCGCCCCTCCAACGCGCCGGCGCGCGCCCTGTACGACAGGCTGGGGTTCAGGCAGGTCGGCGTGAGGCGCAGATACTACCGGGACAACGACGAGGACGCGATGGTGTTGAGGCTGGAAGTCACATGA